The following coding sequences lie in one Heteronotia binoei isolate CCM8104 ecotype False Entrance Well chromosome 6, APGP_CSIRO_Hbin_v1, whole genome shotgun sequence genomic window:
- the DUSP28 gene encoding dual specificity phosphatase 28, translated as MLSLCKVTDSLLISNSRSACTEKLLMQEGVTFCINVSRQQPFPSCQRLQTLRVPVFDDPAEDLYRYFERCSGAIESTIQSGGKCLVYCKNGRSRSAAICTAYLMKHHRLSLKDAFETVKTARPVAEPNAGFWSQLQKYEEHLHIQNQVAPSKKETVQ; from the exons ATGCTGAGTCTTTGCAAGGTCACGGACTCTTTGCTTATTAGCAATTCTCGGTCAGCCTGCACGGAGAAGCTCCTCATGCAAGAAGGAGTGACGTTCTGTATAAACGTCTCCAGGCAGCAGCCCTTCCCCAGCTGCCAGCGGCTACAGACGTTGCGGGTGCCGGTCTTCGACGATCCTGCGGAAGACCTGTATAGATATTTTGAGCGCTGTAGCGGGGCCATAGAGAGCACAATCCAGAGCGGCGGGAAATGCTTAGTGTACTGTAAAAATGGTCGGAGCCGGTCTGCGGCGATCTGTACGGCTTACCTGATGAAACACCACCGGCTCAGCTTGAAGGATGCCTTCGAG ACTGTGAAGACTGCCAGGCCAGTAGCAGAGCCCAATGCAGGATTTTGGTCTCAGTTACAAAAATATGAAGAACATTTACATATTCAGAATCAGGTGGCTCCTTCTAAAAAAGAAACTGTACAATAA